In Halorubrum sp. PV6, a single window of DNA contains:
- a CDS encoding adenylyltransferase/cytidyltransferase family protein: MTRVVAQGTFDLLHPGHVHYLTDAATYGDELHAIVARPTNVTHKPAPILAGAQRRDMVAALDVVDEAHLGDPEDVFVPIERIDPDVIVLGFDQHHDETDIANALADRGIDCRVERATGREPRHEDELLSSGDIVDRVLKRRGTDGEGRTE, encoded by the coding sequence ATGACGCGGGTCGTCGCGCAGGGGACCTTCGACCTGCTCCACCCCGGCCACGTCCACTACCTGACGGACGCAGCGACGTACGGCGACGAGCTGCACGCCATCGTCGCTCGGCCCACCAACGTCACCCACAAGCCCGCACCCATCCTCGCCGGGGCGCAGCGCCGCGACATGGTCGCCGCCCTCGACGTGGTCGACGAAGCGCACCTCGGCGACCCCGAGGACGTGTTCGTTCCCATCGAGCGGATCGACCCCGACGTGATCGTGTTGGGATTCGACCAGCACCACGACGAGACCGACATCGCGAACGCGCTCGCCGACCGCGGCATCGACTGTCGCGTCGAGCGCGCCACGGGCCGCGAACCCCGCCACGAAGACGAGCTGCTCTCCAGCGGCGACATCGTCGATCGGGTGTTGAAACGGCGCGGCACCGACGGTGAAGGACGGACGGAGTGA
- a CDS encoding phospholipase D-like domain-containing protein — MGVQDTARDVTDDGVTVSTGDPQNQTLVSERPWIVELFPNPTAAQNRGEYLVVRLPERGNWSLSDGYHEAAIPANASGVVALAMDPANATPLLDDETAGAAYGATRLYALDDYFPLSASGDRVALRRNGTAVAVVDYDRAPEGHRWRAAWGEWRPRGYAPRTAMRTENATVRPFVLPDSPDAPVEPLRGADDRLLLAGYTFGSERVADLLVRAADRGVDVRVLVEGSPVGGFSARSARLLDRVAAAGVTVRVLDSDPERFRFHHAKYAVADDRAVVLTENWKPSGTGGQTNRGWGVVTGPRAANETVADDLAALFRADMAAADARSWSSFKNDTEFHESGRANESYPTRFDPPTAATADVTLLTAPGNAADRLVERIDAADDRVLAVVPRTGGANARLVRALRRAADRGVDVHLLVSGAWYDREENRALVETLADEPIAVTVSQPRGRFGKIHAKGVVVDDTAVVGSLNWNEGAATENREVLVAVENESVASFYARAYAADWRGGGVHLPVGLFGGLSVALAGAGIVARRRVRFV; from the coding sequence ATGGGCGTACAGGATACGGCCCGTGACGTGACAGACGACGGCGTGACGGTCTCAACCGGCGACCCGCAAAACCAGACGCTCGTCTCTGAGCGACCGTGGATCGTCGAACTGTTCCCGAATCCCACGGCCGCGCAGAACCGCGGCGAGTACCTCGTCGTCAGGCTCCCCGAACGCGGGAACTGGTCGCTCTCCGACGGGTATCACGAGGCCGCGATCCCGGCGAACGCGAGCGGCGTCGTCGCGTTGGCGATGGACCCCGCGAACGCGACCCCGCTGCTCGACGACGAGACCGCGGGCGCGGCCTACGGGGCGACGAGGCTCTACGCGCTCGACGACTACTTCCCGCTGTCGGCGTCCGGCGACCGGGTCGCGCTCCGCCGGAACGGGACCGCGGTGGCCGTCGTCGACTACGACCGTGCGCCCGAGGGACACCGCTGGCGCGCGGCGTGGGGCGAGTGGCGGCCGCGAGGGTACGCCCCGCGGACGGCCATGCGCACCGAGAACGCGACCGTGCGCCCGTTCGTGCTGCCGGACAGTCCGGACGCGCCGGTCGAACCGCTCCGCGGCGCCGACGACCGCCTGTTGCTCGCCGGCTACACGTTCGGGTCGGAGCGGGTCGCCGACCTGCTCGTTCGCGCCGCCGACCGCGGCGTCGACGTGCGGGTGCTCGTCGAGGGGTCGCCCGTCGGTGGGTTCTCCGCCCGGAGCGCGCGACTCCTCGACCGGGTCGCGGCCGCCGGAGTCACGGTTCGCGTCCTCGATTCCGACCCCGAGCGGTTTCGGTTCCACCACGCCAAGTACGCGGTGGCAGACGACCGCGCGGTCGTCCTCACGGAGAACTGGAAGCCGTCGGGAACGGGCGGCCAGACGAACCGCGGCTGGGGGGTCGTCACCGGCCCGCGAGCCGCCAACGAGACCGTCGCGGACGACCTCGCCGCGCTCTTCCGGGCGGACATGGCAGCCGCCGACGCACGGTCGTGGTCCTCGTTTAAAAACGACACCGAGTTCCACGAGTCGGGGAGGGCAAACGAGTCGTACCCGACGCGGTTCGATCCCCCGACAGCGGCGACCGCCGACGTGACGCTTCTGACCGCCCCCGGAAACGCGGCTGACCGCCTGGTCGAACGGATCGACGCGGCCGACGACCGCGTGCTGGCCGTGGTCCCGCGGACGGGCGGGGCGAACGCTCGGCTCGTTCGCGCGCTCCGGCGGGCCGCCGACCGCGGCGTCGACGTCCACCTGCTGGTGTCCGGCGCGTGGTACGACCGCGAGGAGAACCGCGCGCTCGTCGAGACTCTCGCCGACGAGCCGATAGCGGTGACCGTCTCCCAGCCGCGGGGTCGGTTCGGGAAGATCCACGCGAAGGGGGTCGTCGTCGACGACACCGCGGTTGTCGGGAGCCTCAACTGGAACGAGGGCGCGGCGACGGAGAACCGGGAGGTGCTGGTCGCCGTCGAGAACGAGTCGGTCGCGTCGTTCTACGCCCGCGCGTACGCCGCCGACTGGCGCGGCGGCGGCGTCCACCTCCCGGTCGGACTGTTCGGCGGGCTGAGCGTCGCGCTCGCGGGAGCGGGAATCGTCGCGAGAAGGCGCGTCCGGTTCGTGTGA
- a CDS encoding Mov34/MPN/PAD-1 family protein yields MRLFRSDELLGIARETLEFVLEASEETHPNEYMGFLRTDDARTLGLDRDGQVITDVLVIPGTTSNPTSATVRTQMKPNDMRSVGSVHSHPNGVLRPSDADLATFGQGQVHIIAGAPYGWGDWKAFDNEGNQTTLDVLDVAVPDEHFFDFTQEDIDREIGEERRDDGGFLSWFR; encoded by the coding sequence ATGCGACTGTTCCGCTCGGACGAACTCCTCGGGATCGCCCGAGAGACATTGGAGTTCGTCCTCGAGGCGAGCGAGGAGACCCACCCCAACGAGTACATGGGGTTTCTCCGCACGGACGACGCCCGGACGCTCGGCCTCGACCGGGACGGACAGGTTATCACCGACGTGCTCGTCATTCCGGGGACGACGTCGAACCCGACGAGCGCTACCGTCCGCACCCAGATGAAGCCGAACGACATGCGGTCGGTCGGCTCGGTTCACTCCCACCCGAACGGCGTGCTCCGGCCGAGCGACGCCGACCTCGCGACGTTCGGGCAGGGGCAGGTCCACATCATCGCCGGCGCCCCGTACGGGTGGGGCGACTGGAAGGCCTTCGACAACGAGGGGAATCAGACGACGCTCGACGTGCTCGACGTGGCGGTTCCCGACGAGCACTTCTTCGATTTCACGCAGGAAGACATCGACCGTGAGATCGGCGAGGAGCGACGGGACGACGGCGGCTTCCTCTCGTGGTTTCGATGA
- a CDS encoding heme o synthase, translating into MTIPDRFPAVLVAAAMGVYLLIVVGATTSLTEAATACAGWPACGDGTALPTESDGWIALGHRLLAVVVGALVALSAALAWRDGASRRIRAALTGALLVYPAQAGVGALVAVGGLPAALGSVHLLLGVAIFAAVLAGLAWWLEAETGDPDDAPVDFESGTDDLPPVEDAPDPDVPTATVPRLRATAAAYFRLMKPRLMWLLCLVAAAAMALAGGRGFTPPVVAATLVGGALSIGASGTFNHVLERDVDKRMQRTNDRPLATDLVPVPNALAFGGLLTVVSLGLFWTVNPLTAALGLVAIVFYSVVYTLILKPNTVQNTVIGGAAGALPALIGWAAVTGEVGGGGLLLALVIFLWTPAHFYNLALAYKDDYERGGFPMMPVVRGETTTRRHIVWYLGATLVAAVALAAVAEPLGALYAVVGVAVGAVFLWYVVRLHYEQTEAAAFRAFHASNAYLGLLLFAVVFDALVV; encoded by the coding sequence GTGACGATACCCGATCGATTCCCCGCGGTTCTCGTGGCGGCGGCGATGGGCGTCTACCTGCTCATCGTCGTCGGCGCGACGACCTCGCTCACCGAGGCGGCGACGGCCTGCGCCGGCTGGCCGGCCTGCGGAGACGGGACCGCGCTGCCCACCGAGAGCGACGGGTGGATAGCGCTCGGTCACCGGCTGCTCGCGGTCGTCGTGGGCGCGCTCGTCGCGCTGTCCGCGGCGCTCGCGTGGCGAGACGGGGCGAGCCGCCGGATCCGAGCCGCACTCACCGGGGCGCTGCTCGTGTACCCGGCACAGGCGGGCGTCGGCGCGCTCGTCGCGGTCGGCGGGCTCCCGGCCGCGCTCGGCTCCGTTCACCTCCTCCTCGGCGTGGCCATCTTCGCGGCCGTCCTCGCCGGGCTCGCGTGGTGGCTGGAGGCCGAGACGGGCGACCCGGACGACGCCCCGGTCGACTTCGAGTCCGGAACCGACGACCTCCCGCCGGTCGAGGACGCCCCGGATCCGGACGTGCCGACGGCCACGGTCCCACGCTTGCGGGCGACGGCCGCGGCGTACTTCCGGCTCATGAAGCCGCGGCTGATGTGGCTCCTCTGTCTCGTCGCCGCCGCCGCGATGGCGCTGGCGGGCGGCAGGGGGTTCACGCCGCCCGTCGTGGCCGCGACGCTCGTCGGCGGCGCGCTCTCCATCGGCGCCTCCGGCACGTTCAACCACGTCCTCGAACGCGACGTGGACAAGCGGATGCAGCGCACGAACGACCGCCCGCTGGCGACCGACCTCGTGCCGGTGCCCAACGCGCTCGCGTTCGGCGGCCTCCTCACGGTCGTCTCGCTGGGGTTGTTCTGGACCGTGAACCCGCTGACGGCGGCGCTCGGACTGGTCGCCATCGTGTTCTACAGCGTCGTGTACACGCTCATCTTGAAGCCGAACACGGTCCAGAACACGGTCATCGGCGGCGCCGCGGGCGCGCTCCCGGCGCTCATCGGGTGGGCCGCGGTGACCGGCGAGGTCGGCGGCGGCGGGCTGCTGCTCGCCTTGGTCATCTTCCTGTGGACGCCCGCGCACTTCTACAACCTCGCGTTGGCCTACAAGGACGACTACGAGCGCGGCGGCTTCCCGATGATGCCCGTCGTGCGCGGCGAGACGACGACGCGCCGGCACATCGTCTGGTACCTCGGCGCGACGCTCGTGGCGGCGGTCGCGCTCGCGGCGGTCGCCGAGCCGCTGGGCGCGCTCTACGCCGTCGTCGGCGTCGCAGTGGGCGCCGTCTTCCTCTGGTACGTCGTTCGGCTCCACTACGAGCAGACCGAGGCGGCGGCGTTCCGCGCGTTCCACGCGTCGAACGCGTACCTCGGCCTCCTGTTGTTCGCCGTCGTCTTCGACGCGCTGGTGGTCTGA
- a CDS encoding DHH family phosphoesterase, with product MSENTAGDSGTRGDSSPEPDADAAEGAAADRPTVYDLAPDCTLEDVTVDAMYHAEVNGVVDYGIFVDVSDAVSGLVHESNLDGSYDVGDRLVVRLTEVKENGDVAFDDESPGDYRTETIAHEPTVTRVHGLTPGDEVTVEGEIVQAKQTGGPTIFAVADASGVVSCAAFEEAGVRAYPEIEVGDMVHVSGAIETRENALQLEVDSLKRLPTDRATEARDRFEAALDERAEPADVDPLVDWDAFEPIHDDLRELARLLRRTVLAGRPIRVRHHADGDGMCAAIPVQLALENFVCDVHEDPDAARHLFKRLPSKAPYYEMEDVTRDLNFALEGRARHGQKLPFLLMLDNGSTEEDVPAYENLAHYDIPIAAVDHHHPDPEAVEPLLDAHVNPYLHGEDYRVTTGMMCVELARLIDPSITEELEHVPAVAGLSDRSKAESMDDYIALAADAGYDESDLLDIGDALDYAAHWLRYSEGKTLVNDVLNVGCEDTARHEELVEFLSDRADRDVQRQLDAVDDHVEHERLASGAHLYRIDLDEYAHRFTYPAPGTTTGELHDTRVTETGDPVITIGYGPDFCVLRSDGVRLDIPNMVTELNEELPEAGVSGGGHLVVGSIKFVKGRRSAVIETLVEKMADAEIDEALSSTAAIDD from the coding sequence ATGAGCGAAAACACCGCCGGGGATTCCGGCACGCGGGGCGATTCGAGCCCCGAACCCGACGCCGACGCGGCGGAGGGGGCGGCCGCCGACCGGCCGACCGTCTACGATCTGGCACCGGACTGCACGCTCGAAGACGTCACCGTGGACGCGATGTACCACGCCGAGGTCAACGGCGTCGTCGACTACGGCATCTTCGTCGACGTCTCGGATGCGGTCTCGGGGCTCGTCCACGAGTCGAACCTCGACGGCAGTTACGACGTCGGCGACCGGCTGGTCGTCCGACTGACCGAGGTGAAGGAGAACGGCGACGTGGCGTTCGACGACGAGTCGCCCGGCGACTACCGCACCGAAACGATCGCCCACGAACCCACCGTCACGCGCGTTCACGGCCTCACGCCGGGCGACGAGGTCACCGTCGAGGGGGAGATAGTCCAGGCGAAACAGACCGGCGGCCCGACGATCTTCGCCGTCGCGGACGCGTCCGGCGTCGTCTCGTGTGCCGCCTTCGAGGAGGCCGGCGTTCGCGCGTACCCCGAAATCGAGGTCGGCGACATGGTCCACGTCAGCGGGGCGATCGAGACCCGCGAGAACGCCCTCCAACTCGAGGTCGACTCGCTGAAACGGCTCCCCACGGACCGGGCGACCGAGGCCCGCGACCGCTTCGAGGCGGCCCTCGACGAGCGCGCCGAACCCGCCGATGTCGACCCCCTCGTCGACTGGGACGCGTTCGAGCCGATCCACGACGACCTCCGGGAACTCGCCCGACTGCTCCGGCGCACCGTCCTCGCCGGCCGCCCCATCCGGGTTCGCCACCACGCCGACGGCGACGGGATGTGCGCCGCGATTCCGGTCCAACTCGCCTTGGAGAACTTCGTCTGTGACGTTCACGAGGACCCGGACGCCGCCCGCCACCTGTTCAAGCGGCTCCCGAGCAAGGCGCCGTACTACGAGATGGAAGACGTTACCCGCGACCTGAACTTCGCGCTGGAGGGTCGCGCGCGCCACGGCCAGAAGCTCCCCTTCCTCCTCATGCTCGACAACGGGTCGACCGAGGAGGACGTGCCCGCCTACGAGAACCTCGCGCACTACGACATTCCCATCGCGGCCGTCGACCACCACCACCCGGACCCCGAGGCGGTCGAGCCGCTGCTCGACGCCCACGTCAACCCGTACCTCCACGGCGAGGACTACCGGGTCACGACCGGGATGATGTGCGTCGAACTCGCCCGCCTGATCGACCCGTCGATCACCGAGGAGCTCGAACACGTCCCGGCGGTCGCCGGGCTCTCCGACCGCTCGAAGGCGGAGTCGATGGACGACTACATCGCGCTCGCGGCCGACGCCGGGTACGACGAGTCGGACCTGCTCGACATCGGCGACGCCCTCGATTACGCCGCCCACTGGCTGCGCTACTCTGAGGGCAAAACGCTCGTCAACGACGTGCTCAACGTTGGCTGTGAGGATACGGCCCGTCACGAGGAGCTCGTCGAGTTCCTCTCCGACCGCGCCGACCGCGACGTGCAGCGCCAACTCGACGCCGTCGACGACCACGTGGAACACGAGCGGCTCGCGTCCGGCGCACACCTCTACCGGATCGACCTCGACGAGTACGCCCACCGGTTCACCTACCCCGCTCCCGGCACGACGACCGGCGAACTCCACGACACTCGCGTCACGGAGACCGGCGACCCCGTCATCACCATCGGGTACGGCCCCGACTTCTGCGTGCTTCGGTCGGACGGGGTGCGGCTCGACATCCCGAACATGGTCACCGAACTCAACGAGGAGCTCCCGGAGGCCGGCGTCTCGGGCGGCGGCCACCTCGTCGTCGGCTCGATCAAGTTCGTGAAAGGGCGCCGAAGCGCCGTCATCGAGACGCTCGTCGAGAAGATGGCCGACGCGGAGATCGACGAGGCGCTCTCGTCGACGGCCGCCATCGACGACTAA
- a CDS encoding SelT/SelW/SelH family protein, translating into MTRVEVEYCVPCGMLNRAQAVSEAILKQFGEQVDEVALVTGDDGVFVVRADGEVVFDKTEDEYDVDAIVRAVRPYVGAAA; encoded by the coding sequence ATGACACGCGTCGAAGTCGAGTACTGCGTCCCGTGCGGCATGTTGAATCGCGCGCAAGCCGTCTCGGAGGCGATCCTCAAACAGTTCGGCGAGCAGGTCGACGAGGTCGCGCTCGTCACCGGCGACGACGGCGTGTTCGTCGTTCGCGCCGACGGCGAGGTCGTCTTCGACAAGACGGAAGACGAGTACGACGTCGACGCCATCGTGCGCGCCGTCAGGCCGTACGTCGGCGCGGCGGCGTAG